In the Drosophila busckii strain San Diego stock center, stock number 13000-0081.31 unplaced genomic scaffold, ASM1175060v1 chrUn_01, whole genome shotgun sequence genome, one interval contains:
- the LOC108608291 gene encoding probable phospholipid-transporting ATPase VA isoform X2: MASVNSEDLRRKFLVVQQQRSAPPNLASDNVGPGQAQSQGQSTHVMMNIGSGVSGEPERTYIFPGTHQVSNATGGSVSSGHGIPGMAIISTTLNPAGSIRGGHARSVSHGGGAIVGIGGRPIKSALKGHQRAFSQGQITESPPGTGSASAGRGHSRVGSKTDFILPPGHKDETTRECEFAPSAPTSGTSGRGHSRQASRSESIYTLRRTEVPPWWKRHGLCNYNPNEKFEERSYRVVVPNHTVPPKTPKREHPNGHFVGNKIRTTKYTMLSFIPKNLLEQFHRVANLYFIFIVLLNWVPAINAFGKEVAMIPVLFVLGVTAVKDLFEDRRRRASDKRINNTTCRVYDGETERYKKIKWQDLRVGDIVHLSNNETVPADILLLRTSDPHGVCYIDTCDLDGETNLKRREVVRGFTEMQNIFFPSKFLSFVEADAPTTKLYRFHGALIHPTGERVPISTECLLLRESRLKNTDYIEGIVVYAGHETKSMLNNSGPRYKRSQVEQQMNIDVIWCVIILLILCVVGAIGCTMWLRSFVNFPVPYLPFEVNAAYEGMLTFWTYIIILQVMIPLSLYVTIELCKILQVFHIHNNIDLYDADTNKQTECRAMNITEELGQIQHIFSDKTGTLTENKMLFRRCVINGVDYNHPPSELEKLYAKPGAPAPPILPNESLLEDMTQLAGAYLTAPAQCVQEFLVVMAICNTVIVSATPHRDLMNASGVIELQQTAGSPASSSTPTHEPRGHITNTTATTTRFNNTSSAGVPSAALTMPADRYARLSESRSVTPSPPPNLLFALPAQSHQPTLSPISSSPESTPTSESPSPPLKSNALSNNISPTGRAKAVINSKITSITTFLNAKTQGKRVKINPNKTQKIYRAADGRPLYEAESPDELALVNAAYSYECCLLNRSPNHILVSMPTAGATVEYEILKILPFDSSRKCMSIVVRQTGTQEIVLYTKGADSSIMPMLAPSAPNSTEGLLREQTQQQLDRYAREGLRILVMAKRTLNSKDYTDWWARHQDIEMSVENRERRLRDSFAKLESNLTLLGATGIEDRLQAGVPETVASLLSAGISVWVLTGDKPETAINIAYSAKLFTQQMELIKLSARSRDAAETAINFYLADMRNTKASSSSRGKPRALVVDGKTLTFILDPKSKLILPFLKLAKGCASVLCCRSTPLQKAFLVKVVKEELNLRTLAIGDGANDVSMIQMADVGVGISGQEGMQAVMAADFTLSRFRYLERLLLSHGYWCYDRLARMILYFFYKNAAFVFLIFWYQLYCGFSGSVMMDQMYLMLYNLLFTSLPPLAIGVYDNRVPEDLLLKNPYLYKNGRQSLVYRPHDFWLILLDALYQSLVIFFVALCAYSESDVGIWEFGTTITACCLFANLVHCAIEIRSWTILHVISIAISLGLFYIFSVVYGSLCVNCFGLPSTYWVIFKCFASSVHWFVIMLSTVVAVLPRLLLTTLRITLCPDDSTNVILQNRRERSRESPIMGLRIRL, from the exons ATGGCTTCAGTGAACTCCGAAGATTTGCGGCGAAAGTTTCTAGttgtgcaacaacaacgctcAGCGCCACCCAACTTGGCAAGCGACAATGTCGGTCCGGGTCAGGCTCAGTCCCAAGGGCAGAGTACACATGTTATGATGAACATAGGCTCTGGAGTCAGCGGCGAGCCAGAGCGTACATATATCTTTCCGGGCACACATCAAGTGAGCAATGCAACAGGAGGTAGCGTCTCTAGTGGCCACGGCATACCAGGCATGGCTATCATATCCACCACCCTTAATCCAGCTGGCTCCATACGTGGCGGACATGCGCGTTCCGTCAGCCACGGAGGTGGTGCCATTGTCGGTATTGGTGGTAGGCCCATTAAATCAGCATTAAAAGGCCACCAACGTGCTTTCTCCCAGGGCCAGATAACGGAATCACCCCCAGGTACGGGAAGCGCGTCTGCGGGTCGTGGTCACAGTCGTGTTGGTTCCAAGACGGATTTCATTCTACCGCCAGGGCATAAAGATGAGACCACACGAGAATGTGAGTTTGCTCCATCCGCCCCGACTTCAGGAACTAGTGGTCGCGGTCACTCTCGTCAGGCGTCCCGCTCTGAGTCCATCTACACATTGCGTCGCACTGAGGTCCCGCCTTGGTGGAAACGTCATGGCCTGTGCAACTACAATCCCAACGAGAAGTTTGAGGAGCGCAGCTACCGTGTAGTGGTGCCGAATCACACAGTGCCACCAAAGACGCCCAAGCGGGAGCACCCCAATGGCCACTTCGTGGGAAACAAAATACGTACAACTAAATACACTATGCTCTCATTCATACCGAAAAATCTTTTAGAACAATTTCATCGCGTTGCCAATCTCTACTTTATATTTATCGTGCTGCTAAATTGGGTTCCGGCCATTAATGCATTTGGAAAGGAGGTAGCAATGATACCGgtcctttttgttttgggaGTTACGGCTGTCAAGGATTTATTTGAAGATCGGCGACGCAGAGCCTCCGATAAACGTATCAACAACACCACTTGTCGGGTTTATGATGG gGAAACTGAGCGATATAAGAAAATTAAGTGGCAGGACTTGCGTGTCGGTGACATTGTACATTTGTCCAACAATGAGACAGTTCCAGCAGACATTTTGCTATTGCGAACAAGCGACCCGCATGGCGTTTGCTACATTGACACCTGCGACTTGGATGGCGAAACAAATCTAAAACGCCGTGAG GTGGTACGTGGCTTTACCGAAATGCAGAACATATTTTTCCCCAGCAAGTTTTTGAGTTTTGTGGAAGCGGatgcgccaacaacaaaactgtATAGATTCCATGGAGCCTTAATACATCCAACTGGAGAGCGCGTACCCATATCAACGGAGTGTCTTTTGCTAAGAGAGAGCAGACTAAAA AACACGGACTATATTGAGGGGATCGTCGTCTATGCAGGACATGAAACGAAGTCAATGCTTAATAACAGTGGTCCGCGGTACAAGCGCTCCCAGGTAGAACAGCAAATGAATATTGATGTGATATG GTGTGTGATAATATTGTTGATACTTTGTGTAGTTGGGGCGATCGGGTGCACAATGTGGCTTCGCTCGTTTGTTAATTTTCCGGTGCCGTACTTGCCGTTTGAAGTGAATGCCGCGTACGAGGGCATGCTGACCTTTTggacatatattattatactgCAAGTTATGATACCACTATCGCTGTATGTGACCATTGAGCTTTGCAAGATACTGCAGGTGTTCCACATACATAACAACATTGATTTATATGATGCGGACACCAATAAGCAAACCGAGTGTCGTGCCATGAACATAACCGAGGAGCTGGGCCAAATACAACATATTTTCTCAGACAAAACTGGAACGCTCACTGAAAATAAGATGCTCTTTCGTCGCTGTGTGATCAATGGTGTTGACTACAACCATCCGCCTTCTGAGCTGGAGAAGCTCTACGCTAAACCAGGCGCTCCCGCACCACCAATACTGCCAAACGAAAGTCTGTTGGAAGACATGACTCAACTGGCTGGTGCGTATCTAACAGCTCCCGCACAGTGCGTCCAGGAGTTTCTTGTCGTCATGGCCATTTGCAATACTGTTATTGTCAGTGCAACACCTCATCGAGATTTAATGAATGCTAGCGGTGTCATTGAGCTCCAGCAAACAGCTGGCAGTCCGGCTTCGAGTTCCACACCAACACATGAACCACGCGGCCATATTACtaatacaacagcaactactacAAGATTTAATAATACTAGTAGTGCTGGGGTACCATCTGCGGCTTTAACTATGCCTGCGGATCGGTATGCTCGGCTCTCCGAGTCACGCTCAGTTACGCCTTCGCCACCCCCTAATCTGCTGTTCGCATTACCCGCGCAAAGTCACCAGCCAACGCTATCGCCGATCAGTAGCTCGCCAGAATCGACACCGACTTCGGAGTCACCATCCCCACCGCTGAAAAGCAATGCTCTGTCTAACAACATTTCGCCCACTGGTCGCGCAAAGGCCGTCATCAACTCCAAAATCACCAGTATTACTACTTTCCTCAATGCCAAAACGCAGGGAAAGCGTGTCAAGATAAA CCCAAACAAGacgcaaaaaatatatagagccGCTGACGGACGTCCTTTGTACGAGGCTGAAAGTCCAGATGAGCTGGCTCTGGTTAATGCCGCCTACAGTTATGAGTGCTGTCTGCTTAATCGCAGTCCAAATCATATTCTAGTCAGCATGCCTACTGCTGGAGCCACTGTAGAGTACGAGATACTCAAGATACTGCCCTTCGATTCTAGTCGCAAGTGCATGTCGATAGTCGTACGGCAAACGGGCACTCAAGAGATAGTTCTATACACTAAGGGCGCGGATAGCTCAATTATGCCCATGCTGGCGCCTAGTGCTCCCAACAGCACCGAGG GCTTGCTGCGCGAACAGACACAACAGCAGCTCGACCGCTATGCGAGAGAAGGCTTAAGAATACTTGTGATGGCGAAACGCACTTTGAACTCAAAGGATTACACTGATTGGTGGGCACGCCACCAAGATATCGAAATGTCTGTGGAGAATCGCGAACGCAGGCTTCGTGACTCATTCGCCAAACTGGAAAGCAATTTAACACTTCTTGGCGCTACGGGAATTGAGGATCGCCTGCAGGCTGGTGTACCCGAAACGGTAGCTTCGCTACTGTCAGCAGGAATCTCTGTTTGGGTTCTTACTGGTGACAAGCCCGAGACCGCCATAAACATCGCCTATTCGGCAAAACTCTTTACGCAGCAAATGGAGCTGATCAA GTTGAGCGCACGCTCTCGTGATGCTGCTGAaacagctataaatttttatctGGCTGACATGAGGAACACGAAAGCGTCGTCTTCCTCAAGAGGTAAACCGCGAGCTTTGGTTGTGGATGGCAAGACGTTAACCTTTATATTGGATCCAAA GTCCAAATTAATATTGCCCTTTTTGAAGCTTGCGAAAGGATGCGCCTCGGTGCTCTGTTGTCGGTCCACACCACTGCAAAAAGCTTTTTTGGTTAAGGTTGTTAAGGAAGAGCTAAACTTGCGCACTTTGGCGATCGGTGATGGCGCAAATGATGTTTCCATGATACAAATGGCCGACGTGGGCGTTGGCATTTCCGGTCAGGAGGGTATGCAAGCAGTAATGGCAGCTGACTTTACGCTCTCGCGCTTTCGCTACTTAGAAAGGCTGCTTCTTTCGCATGGTTACTGGTGCTATGATCGGCTGGCGCGCATGATTCTCTActtcttttataaaaatgcg GCTTTTGTGTTCCTTATATTTTGGTATCAATTGTACTGCGGATTCTCTGGCTCTGTGATGATGGACCAAATGTATCTAATgctgtataatttattattcaccTCGCTACCACCGCTAGCCATTGGTGTCTATGATAATCGAGTGCCCGAGGACTTGCTATTGAAAAATCCATatctttataaaaat GGTCGGCAGAGTCTTGTATACAGGCCGCATGATTTTTGGCTAATTCTGCTGGATGCACTGTACCAAAGCCTAGTCATTTTCTTTGTTGCCCTATGCGCCTATTCCGAAAGCGATGTGGGAATCTGGGAGTTCGGCACGACTATAACGGCATGTTGCTTGTTCGCCAACTTGGTGCACTGCGCTATTGAAATACGTTCATGG aCAATTCTTCACGTGATATCAATAGCGATTAGCCTTGGCCTCTTCTACATATTTTCTGTTGTTTACGGGTCGCTGTGTGTTAACTGCTTCGGACTTCCATCCACCTACTGggtaatatttaaatgttttgcttcCTCGGTGCACTGGTTTGTCATAATGCTATCCACAGTGGTTGCAGTGCTGCCTCG ACTACTCCTAACTACTTTGCGAATCACTCTGTGCCCTGATGATAGCACAAATGTTATTCTACAAAACAGACGTGAGCGCAGCAGAG aATCACCGATTATGGGTCTAAGAATCAgattataa
- the LOC108594434 gene encoding rab GDP dissociation inhibitor alpha, with amino-acid sequence MNEEYDAIVLGTGLKECILSGMLSVSGKKVLHIDRNKYYGGESASITPLEELFQRFGLEAPGEKFGRGRDWNVDLIPKFLMANGQLVKLLIHTGVTRYLEFKSIEGSYVYKGGKIAKVPVDQKEALTSDLMGMFEKRRFRSFLIYVQDFREDDPKTWKDFDPTKSNMQSMYDKFSLDKNTQDFTGHALALYRDDEYLNEPAVNTIRRIKLYSDSLARYGKSPYLYPMYGLGELPQGFARLSAIYGGTYMLDKAIDEIVLGEGGKVVGVRSGDEIAKCKQVYCDPSYVADKVRKRGKVIRCICILDHPVSSTKDALSTQIIIPQKQVGRKSDIYVSLVSSTHQVSSKGWFVGMVSTTVESNNPEAEIKPGLDLLEPIAQKFVTISDYLEPVDDGQESQIFISESYDATTHFETTCLDVLNIFKRGTGETFDFSKIKHELGDEDQ; translated from the exons ATGAATGAAGAATATGACGCGATTGTTTTGGGCACTGGTCTGAAGGAGTGTATATTGAGCGGCATGCTCTCTGTTTCGGGCAAGAAAGTTCTACATATTGATCGGAACAAATACTATGGTGGCGAGTCAGCATCTATTACGCCTCTGGAGGAGCTCTTTCAAAGGTTTGGCTTGGAAGCGCCGGGCGAAAAGTTTGGGCGTGGACGTGACTGGAATGTGGACTTGATTCCAAAGTTTCTAATGGCCAACGGCCAGTTGGTGAAACTGTTGATACACACGGGCGTTACCCGTTATCTGGAGTTCAAGTCAATTGAGGGCAGTTACGTTTACAAGGGTGGAAAAATTGCCAAAGTGCCGGTGGATCAAAAAGAGGCACTGACATCTGATCTCATGG gTATGTTTGAGAAGCGCCGATTCAGAAGCTTCTTAATCTATGTGCAAGACTTCAGAGAGGATGATCCAAAGACATGGAAGGACTTCGATCCAACCAAATCGAATATGCAATCTATGTACGACAAGTTTAGCTTGGACAAAAACACGCAGGATTTCACTGGCCATGCTCTTGCTCTATACCGTGATGACGAATACCTAAATGAGCCAGCGGTTAATACCATAAGGCGCATTAAGCTGTATTCGGACTCGCTAGCAAGATATGGAAAGTCTCCATATCTGTATCCCATGTACGGCCTGGGAGAGTTGCCGCAAGGCTTCGCCCGTCTGTCAGCCATCTATGGCGGCACCTATATGTTGGACAAGGCCATCGACGAGATTGTACTAGGCGAAGGCGGAAAAGTTGTGGGCGTTCGTTCCGGCGACGAGATCGCCAAGTGTAAGCAGGTCTATTGCGATCCTAGCTATGTTGCCGATAAG GTGCGCAAGCGCGGCAAAGTTATTCGTTGCATTTGCATCTTGGATCATCCAGTGTCAAGTACCAAGGATGCGCTCTCCACTCAAATTATCATTCCACAAAAGCAAGTCGGCCGCAAGtcagatatatatgtatcatTGGTCAGCTCCACTCACCAAGTGTCATCCAAGGGCTGGTTTGTGGGCATGGTCTCCACCACTGTGGAGTCTAATAACCCGGAGGCGGAGATCAAGCCTGGACTTGACTTGCTCGAACCGATCGCACAAAAGTTTGTGACCATTTCGGACTACTTGGAGCCGGTCGATGATGGTCAGGAATCGCAGATTTTCATCTCGGAATCCTATGATGCCACCACACACTTTGAGACCACTTGTTTGGATGTTTTAAACATCTTTAAGCGCGGCACCGGAGAAACGTTTGATTTCTCCAAGATTAAGCATGAGCTTGGTGATGAAGATCAGTAA
- the LOC108608291 gene encoding probable phospholipid-transporting ATPase VA isoform X1 translates to MASVNSEDLRRKFLVVQQQRSAPPNLASDNVGPGQAQSQGQSTHVMMNIGSGVSGEPERTYIFPGTHQVSNATGGSVSSGHGIPGMAIISTTLNPAGSIRGGHARSVSHGGGAIVGIGGRPIKSALKGHQRAFSQGQITESPPGTGSASAGRGHSRVGSKTDFILPPGHKDETTRECEFAPSAPTSGTSGRGHSRQASRSESIYTLRRTEVPPWWKRHGLCNYNPNEKFEERSYRVVVPNHTVPPKTPKREHPNGHFVGNKIRTTKYTMLSFIPKNLLEQFHRVANLYFIFIVLLNWVPAINAFGKEVAMIPVLFVLGVTAVKDLFEDRRRRASDKRINNTTCRVYDGETERYKKIKWQDLRVGDIVHLSNNETVPADILLLRTSDPHGVCYIDTCDLDGETNLKRREVVRGFTEMQNIFFPSKFLSFVEADAPTTKLYRFHGALIHPTGERVPISTECLLLRESRLKNTDYIEGIVVYAGHETKSMLNNSGPRYKRSQVEQQMNIDVIWCVIILLILCVVGAIGCTMWLRSFVNFPVPYLPFEVNAAYEGMLTFWTYIIILQVMIPLSLYVTIELCKILQVFHIHNNIDLYDADTNKQTECRAMNITEELGQIQHIFSDKTGTLTENKMLFRRCVINGVDYNHPPSELEKLYAKPGAPAPPILPNESLLEDMTQLAGAYLTAPAQCVQEFLVVMAICNTVIVSATPHRDLMNASGVIELQQTAGSPASSSTPTHEPRGHITNTTATTTRFNNTSSAGVPSAALTMPADRYARLSESRSVTPSPPPNLLFALPAQSHQPTLSPISSSPESTPTSESPSPPLKSNALSNNISPTGRAKAVINSKITSITTFLNAKTQGKRVKINPNKTQKIYRAADGRPLYEAESPDELALVNAAYSYECCLLNRSPNHILVSMPTAGATVEYEILKILPFDSSRKCMSIVVRQTGTQEIVLYTKGADSSIMPMLAPSAPNSTEGLLREQTQQQLDRYAREGLRILVMAKRTLNSKDYTDWWARHQDIEMSVENRERRLRDSFAKLESNLTLLGATGIEDRLQAGVPETVASLLSAGISVWVLTGDKPETAINIAYSAKLFTQQMELIKLSARSRDAAETAINFYLADMRNTKASSSSRGKPRALVVDGKTLTFILDPKSKLILPFLKLAKGCASVLCCRSTPLQKAFLVKVVKEELNLRTLAIGDGANDVSMIQMADVGVGISGQEGMQAVMAADFTLSRFRYLERLLLSHGYWCYDRLARMILYFFYKNAAFVFLIFWYQLYCGFSGSVMMDQMYLMLYNLLFTSLPPLAIGVYDNRVPEDLLLKNPYLYKNGRQSLVYRPHDFWLILLDALYQSLVIFFVALCAYSESDVGIWEFGTTITACCLFANLVHCAIEIRSWTILHVISIAISLGLFYIFSVVYGSLCVNCFGLPSTYWVIFKCFASSVHWFVIMLSTVVAVLPRLLLTTLRITLCPDDSTNVILQNRRERSRGEGLLVTWSRSTSASSIYRITDYGSKNQIITTIT, encoded by the exons ATGGCTTCAGTGAACTCCGAAGATTTGCGGCGAAAGTTTCTAGttgtgcaacaacaacgctcAGCGCCACCCAACTTGGCAAGCGACAATGTCGGTCCGGGTCAGGCTCAGTCCCAAGGGCAGAGTACACATGTTATGATGAACATAGGCTCTGGAGTCAGCGGCGAGCCAGAGCGTACATATATCTTTCCGGGCACACATCAAGTGAGCAATGCAACAGGAGGTAGCGTCTCTAGTGGCCACGGCATACCAGGCATGGCTATCATATCCACCACCCTTAATCCAGCTGGCTCCATACGTGGCGGACATGCGCGTTCCGTCAGCCACGGAGGTGGTGCCATTGTCGGTATTGGTGGTAGGCCCATTAAATCAGCATTAAAAGGCCACCAACGTGCTTTCTCCCAGGGCCAGATAACGGAATCACCCCCAGGTACGGGAAGCGCGTCTGCGGGTCGTGGTCACAGTCGTGTTGGTTCCAAGACGGATTTCATTCTACCGCCAGGGCATAAAGATGAGACCACACGAGAATGTGAGTTTGCTCCATCCGCCCCGACTTCAGGAACTAGTGGTCGCGGTCACTCTCGTCAGGCGTCCCGCTCTGAGTCCATCTACACATTGCGTCGCACTGAGGTCCCGCCTTGGTGGAAACGTCATGGCCTGTGCAACTACAATCCCAACGAGAAGTTTGAGGAGCGCAGCTACCGTGTAGTGGTGCCGAATCACACAGTGCCACCAAAGACGCCCAAGCGGGAGCACCCCAATGGCCACTTCGTGGGAAACAAAATACGTACAACTAAATACACTATGCTCTCATTCATACCGAAAAATCTTTTAGAACAATTTCATCGCGTTGCCAATCTCTACTTTATATTTATCGTGCTGCTAAATTGGGTTCCGGCCATTAATGCATTTGGAAAGGAGGTAGCAATGATACCGgtcctttttgttttgggaGTTACGGCTGTCAAGGATTTATTTGAAGATCGGCGACGCAGAGCCTCCGATAAACGTATCAACAACACCACTTGTCGGGTTTATGATGG gGAAACTGAGCGATATAAGAAAATTAAGTGGCAGGACTTGCGTGTCGGTGACATTGTACATTTGTCCAACAATGAGACAGTTCCAGCAGACATTTTGCTATTGCGAACAAGCGACCCGCATGGCGTTTGCTACATTGACACCTGCGACTTGGATGGCGAAACAAATCTAAAACGCCGTGAG GTGGTACGTGGCTTTACCGAAATGCAGAACATATTTTTCCCCAGCAAGTTTTTGAGTTTTGTGGAAGCGGatgcgccaacaacaaaactgtATAGATTCCATGGAGCCTTAATACATCCAACTGGAGAGCGCGTACCCATATCAACGGAGTGTCTTTTGCTAAGAGAGAGCAGACTAAAA AACACGGACTATATTGAGGGGATCGTCGTCTATGCAGGACATGAAACGAAGTCAATGCTTAATAACAGTGGTCCGCGGTACAAGCGCTCCCAGGTAGAACAGCAAATGAATATTGATGTGATATG GTGTGTGATAATATTGTTGATACTTTGTGTAGTTGGGGCGATCGGGTGCACAATGTGGCTTCGCTCGTTTGTTAATTTTCCGGTGCCGTACTTGCCGTTTGAAGTGAATGCCGCGTACGAGGGCATGCTGACCTTTTggacatatattattatactgCAAGTTATGATACCACTATCGCTGTATGTGACCATTGAGCTTTGCAAGATACTGCAGGTGTTCCACATACATAACAACATTGATTTATATGATGCGGACACCAATAAGCAAACCGAGTGTCGTGCCATGAACATAACCGAGGAGCTGGGCCAAATACAACATATTTTCTCAGACAAAACTGGAACGCTCACTGAAAATAAGATGCTCTTTCGTCGCTGTGTGATCAATGGTGTTGACTACAACCATCCGCCTTCTGAGCTGGAGAAGCTCTACGCTAAACCAGGCGCTCCCGCACCACCAATACTGCCAAACGAAAGTCTGTTGGAAGACATGACTCAACTGGCTGGTGCGTATCTAACAGCTCCCGCACAGTGCGTCCAGGAGTTTCTTGTCGTCATGGCCATTTGCAATACTGTTATTGTCAGTGCAACACCTCATCGAGATTTAATGAATGCTAGCGGTGTCATTGAGCTCCAGCAAACAGCTGGCAGTCCGGCTTCGAGTTCCACACCAACACATGAACCACGCGGCCATATTACtaatacaacagcaactactacAAGATTTAATAATACTAGTAGTGCTGGGGTACCATCTGCGGCTTTAACTATGCCTGCGGATCGGTATGCTCGGCTCTCCGAGTCACGCTCAGTTACGCCTTCGCCACCCCCTAATCTGCTGTTCGCATTACCCGCGCAAAGTCACCAGCCAACGCTATCGCCGATCAGTAGCTCGCCAGAATCGACACCGACTTCGGAGTCACCATCCCCACCGCTGAAAAGCAATGCTCTGTCTAACAACATTTCGCCCACTGGTCGCGCAAAGGCCGTCATCAACTCCAAAATCACCAGTATTACTACTTTCCTCAATGCCAAAACGCAGGGAAAGCGTGTCAAGATAAA CCCAAACAAGacgcaaaaaatatatagagccGCTGACGGACGTCCTTTGTACGAGGCTGAAAGTCCAGATGAGCTGGCTCTGGTTAATGCCGCCTACAGTTATGAGTGCTGTCTGCTTAATCGCAGTCCAAATCATATTCTAGTCAGCATGCCTACTGCTGGAGCCACTGTAGAGTACGAGATACTCAAGATACTGCCCTTCGATTCTAGTCGCAAGTGCATGTCGATAGTCGTACGGCAAACGGGCACTCAAGAGATAGTTCTATACACTAAGGGCGCGGATAGCTCAATTATGCCCATGCTGGCGCCTAGTGCTCCCAACAGCACCGAGG GCTTGCTGCGCGAACAGACACAACAGCAGCTCGACCGCTATGCGAGAGAAGGCTTAAGAATACTTGTGATGGCGAAACGCACTTTGAACTCAAAGGATTACACTGATTGGTGGGCACGCCACCAAGATATCGAAATGTCTGTGGAGAATCGCGAACGCAGGCTTCGTGACTCATTCGCCAAACTGGAAAGCAATTTAACACTTCTTGGCGCTACGGGAATTGAGGATCGCCTGCAGGCTGGTGTACCCGAAACGGTAGCTTCGCTACTGTCAGCAGGAATCTCTGTTTGGGTTCTTACTGGTGACAAGCCCGAGACCGCCATAAACATCGCCTATTCGGCAAAACTCTTTACGCAGCAAATGGAGCTGATCAA GTTGAGCGCACGCTCTCGTGATGCTGCTGAaacagctataaatttttatctGGCTGACATGAGGAACACGAAAGCGTCGTCTTCCTCAAGAGGTAAACCGCGAGCTTTGGTTGTGGATGGCAAGACGTTAACCTTTATATTGGATCCAAA GTCCAAATTAATATTGCCCTTTTTGAAGCTTGCGAAAGGATGCGCCTCGGTGCTCTGTTGTCGGTCCACACCACTGCAAAAAGCTTTTTTGGTTAAGGTTGTTAAGGAAGAGCTAAACTTGCGCACTTTGGCGATCGGTGATGGCGCAAATGATGTTTCCATGATACAAATGGCCGACGTGGGCGTTGGCATTTCCGGTCAGGAGGGTATGCAAGCAGTAATGGCAGCTGACTTTACGCTCTCGCGCTTTCGCTACTTAGAAAGGCTGCTTCTTTCGCATGGTTACTGGTGCTATGATCGGCTGGCGCGCATGATTCTCTActtcttttataaaaatgcg GCTTTTGTGTTCCTTATATTTTGGTATCAATTGTACTGCGGATTCTCTGGCTCTGTGATGATGGACCAAATGTATCTAATgctgtataatttattattcaccTCGCTACCACCGCTAGCCATTGGTGTCTATGATAATCGAGTGCCCGAGGACTTGCTATTGAAAAATCCATatctttataaaaat GGTCGGCAGAGTCTTGTATACAGGCCGCATGATTTTTGGCTAATTCTGCTGGATGCACTGTACCAAAGCCTAGTCATTTTCTTTGTTGCCCTATGCGCCTATTCCGAAAGCGATGTGGGAATCTGGGAGTTCGGCACGACTATAACGGCATGTTGCTTGTTCGCCAACTTGGTGCACTGCGCTATTGAAATACGTTCATGG aCAATTCTTCACGTGATATCAATAGCGATTAGCCTTGGCCTCTTCTACATATTTTCTGTTGTTTACGGGTCGCTGTGTGTTAACTGCTTCGGACTTCCATCCACCTACTGggtaatatttaaatgttttgcttcCTCGGTGCACTGGTTTGTCATAATGCTATCCACAGTGGTTGCAGTGCTGCCTCG ACTACTCCTAACTACTTTGCGAATCACTCTGTGCCCTGATGATAGCACAAATGTTATTCTACAAAACAGACGTGAGCGCAGCAGAGGTGAGGGTTTGTTAGTTACTTGGTCCCGCTCGACTTCAGCATCATCAATTTATAG aATCACCGATTATGGGTCTAAGAATCAgattataacaacaataacgtgA